Proteins encoded together in one Bosea sp. (in: a-proteobacteria) window:
- a CDS encoding Gfo/Idh/MocA family oxidoreductase — protein sequence MQIALVGTGFVADYYMTTLANHPTLSLAGAWDRDPARLEAFRAFHDVAAYRDLDALLADPAVGIVVNLTTPESHCEISRRALAAGKHVYCEKPLAMALAEAEALVAQAKAAGLTLAAAPANGLSDAHRLVEDALRSGRIGAPRLIYAAMEDGPVFRDAWARWRSRSGAPWPGAHEFAIGCTLEHAGYALSWLVTLFGPVESLTAFSAVTFPDKGPGTGSIAMAPDFSVGCLSFRSGAVARLTNGLAAPRDRSLQIFAEKGSLTVRDLWDNRSVVHVEETGAPRPLLGRMLTRAEAKLGRALPWKPVAGRRLPYRDRPGAEALPGFPSRIDFMRGVADQAEAIGRGEAPRFSGALALHITELALALNDARDLPQPYRPRSHF from the coding sequence ATGCAGATCGCGCTCGTCGGCACGGGGTTCGTCGCCGACTACTACATGACGACGCTGGCGAACCATCCGACGCTGTCGCTCGCCGGCGCCTGGGATCGCGATCCCGCGCGGCTCGAAGCCTTCCGCGCCTTCCACGACGTGGCGGCCTATCGCGACCTCGATGCGCTCCTCGCCGATCCGGCGGTCGGGATCGTCGTCAACCTGACGACGCCGGAAAGCCATTGCGAGATCAGCCGGCGCGCGCTCGCCGCCGGCAAGCACGTCTATTGCGAAAAGCCGCTGGCGATGGCGCTCGCCGAGGCCGAGGCCCTGGTCGCGCAGGCGAAGGCCGCCGGGCTGACGCTCGCCGCCGCCCCCGCCAACGGCCTTAGCGACGCGCACCGCCTCGTCGAGGACGCCTTGCGTTCGGGCCGGATCGGCGCGCCGCGGCTGATCTACGCGGCGATGGAGGACGGCCCGGTCTTCCGCGATGCGTGGGCGCGCTGGCGTTCGCGCTCGGGCGCGCCCTGGCCGGGCGCGCATGAATTCGCGATCGGCTGCACGCTGGAGCATGCCGGCTACGCGCTGTCCTGGCTCGTCACGCTGTTCGGCCCCGTCGAGAGCCTGACCGCCTTCTCCGCCGTGACCTTTCCCGACAAGGGGCCGGGCACCGGCTCCATCGCGATGGCGCCGGACTTCTCCGTCGGCTGCCTGAGCTTCCGCTCGGGGGCGGTGGCACGGCTGACGAACGGGCTTGCCGCCCCGCGCGACCGCTCGCTCCAGATCTTCGCCGAGAAGGGCTCGCTGACGGTGCGCGACCTCTGGGACAACCGTTCGGTGGTCCATGTCGAGGAGACCGGCGCGCCCCGGCCGCTGCTCGGGCGGATGCTGACGCGGGCGGAAGCGAAGCTCGGGCGGGCGCTGCCCTGGAAGCCCGTTGCGGGGCGGCGCCTGCCTTATCGGGACCGGCCGGGAGCCGAGGCCCTGCCCGGCTTTCCCTCGCGGATCGATTTCATGCGCGGCGTCGCGGATCAGGCCGAGGCGATCGGGCGCGGCGAGGCGCCGCGCTTCTCGGGCGCGCTCGCCTTGCACATCACGGAGCTCGCGCTCGCGCTCAACGACGCCCGCGACCTGCCGCAGCCCTACCGGCCGCGCTCGCACTTCTGA